The following coding sequences are from one Streptomyces sp. NBC_01294 window:
- a CDS encoding TetR/AcrR family transcriptional regulator, translated as MARNALTRDEVLDAAASLVKQHGPAALTMRGLAAELGTAVTSIYWHVGNRESLLDALVQRTVEEMGAIRPAGRTPADRILSVARILRRELRTRPHLIAMVHERGLTERMFLPAQQALVHEVHAAGLRGARAADAVRAVQFQIVGFLLVERNRERSPAQSPGESELWDPAAASHDPALARALARPADPERLFLLSVRALVHALLAPDPAVGGAPPR; from the coding sequence ATGGCCAGAAACGCGCTGACCCGCGACGAGGTACTGGACGCCGCCGCGTCCCTGGTCAAGCAGCACGGCCCGGCCGCCCTCACCATGCGGGGGCTCGCCGCCGAGCTGGGCACCGCGGTGACGTCCATCTACTGGCACGTCGGCAACCGCGAATCACTGCTCGACGCCCTCGTGCAGCGCACCGTGGAGGAGATGGGTGCGATCAGGCCCGCCGGCCGCACCCCCGCCGACCGGATCCTGTCGGTGGCCCGGATCCTGCGCCGCGAGCTGCGGACCCGCCCGCACCTGATCGCGATGGTTCACGAACGCGGGCTCACCGAGCGGATGTTCCTGCCCGCCCAGCAGGCGCTGGTGCACGAGGTGCACGCCGCGGGACTGCGCGGCGCCCGCGCGGCCGACGCGGTGCGCGCCGTGCAGTTCCAGATCGTCGGCTTCCTGCTCGTCGAGCGCAATCGCGAGCGCTCCCCCGCGCAGTCCCCGGGCGAGAGCGAGCTCTGGGACCCGGCCGCGGCCTCCCACGACCCGGCGCTGGCCCGCGCCCTGGCCCGCCCGGCGGATCCGGAGCGGCTGTTCCTGCTGTCCGTACGGGCCCTGGTGCACGCCCTGCTCGCGCCGGACCCTGCGGTCGGCGGGGCCCCGCCGCGATAA
- a CDS encoding acetoacetate decarboxylase family protein: MARVRYGARTEAEIAASREKSSKLPDIWSTGVVAVWESDPDVVAAVLPPPLKPAERPLVRANISKVDLSGYPLGAGSVAVAARHGGVEGWYPLVMPMTHERALVGGREVFGEPKKLGEVTVERDGLVIRASLARHGIAFVEVRGAVDRALPLPEPTRKIDFYFKFLPAVDGSGFDVDPVLVHCTRNEKVRKLEHITGDVVLRESMFDPIADLPVRRIVEITIGEKTTDQKGRVVERVSAQALLPYIHQRYDDPMQILDAPPSGSTEGRV, encoded by the coding sequence ATGGCACGAGTACGGTACGGAGCGCGGACCGAGGCCGAGATCGCGGCGTCGCGCGAGAAGAGTTCCAAGCTCCCCGACATCTGGTCCACCGGCGTGGTGGCCGTCTGGGAGAGCGACCCCGACGTGGTGGCGGCGGTCCTGCCGCCACCGCTCAAGCCCGCCGAGCGGCCCCTCGTACGGGCCAACATCAGCAAGGTCGACCTGTCGGGCTACCCGCTCGGCGCCGGCTCGGTGGCCGTCGCCGCCCGGCACGGCGGGGTCGAGGGCTGGTACCCGCTCGTCATGCCCATGACCCACGAGCGCGCCCTGGTCGGCGGCCGCGAGGTGTTCGGCGAACCGAAGAAGCTCGGCGAGGTCACCGTCGAGCGCGACGGCCTCGTCATCCGGGCCTCCCTCGCCCGGCACGGGATCGCCTTCGTCGAGGTGCGCGGTGCGGTGGACCGCGCGCTGCCGCTGCCCGAGCCCACCCGGAAGATCGACTTCTATTTCAAGTTCCTGCCCGCCGTGGACGGTTCGGGCTTCGACGTGGACCCGGTGCTCGTGCACTGCACGCGCAACGAGAAGGTCCGCAAGCTGGAGCACATCACCGGGGACGTCGTCCTGCGCGAGTCGATGTTCGACCCGATCGCCGACCTCCCCGTCCGCCGGATCGTGGAGATCACCATCGGCGAGAAGACGACCGACCAGAAGGGCCGGGTCGTCGAACGGGTCAGCGCACAGGCCCTGCTCCCGTACATCCACCAGCGCTACGACGACCCGATGCAGATCCTCGACGCGCCCCCGTCGGGAAGCACCGAGGGGAGGGTCTGA